A window of Limanda limanda chromosome 4, fLimLim1.1, whole genome shotgun sequence genomic DNA:
GGGCGTGagcttttcaaaatgaaaacagtttaGAAAAAATGTGACGtacacataaaaaaatattgttgaGCCCAAATTCTGATCATTGCGGTGCGTCCATATTCAGTAAAGTGGATCATTAATTGCATTTTTGATTGAATGGACATAAGAATCGTCACTTGAACAAAATGTGCATTGCTCATCATGTCTAGTAGTatggtaaaaaataaaacataatattgtttcattttaaaatgatatttatTTGTGCTGCAATACCAATGTGTACCTTTACTTTTATCATTATAAGGATGTTTCCTCTTCACAATTTTCTATCGAATAATTTAAATTCATCAAATAAATCTCATGTGTAACCATGAGAACTTCAGATCATGTTagagttctgtgtgtgtgcgacatgagtcagagagacagagagacagagagacagagagacagagagacagagagacagagagacagagagacagagagagagcagctgattTGTGAAGAGGATATTGTTCCAGCAGGAGGAAAGCTAATGGGTTTGTTTGTTAGGATGTTGCACCTGTCATTTATTGATGGACTGAGCTGTAAATAACTTTATGAAGCTGTTTAATGCTCTGTGTGGGCCCCTGTGCTTCTTCGCTCTCCAATCCCCTCAATGCGTTgatgatgcacacacacccacaccggCGCTGATATTGTTCTGCTGATATGCATCAAATTAGCAGCTCACAACAGTGGAGAAAGATGAAGACAAAACAATGCATGGGTCTATGAGCTGTCATTGTGGTATTTAAAGGCGGAAATAATGAACAAAGTCTCATGTTTATCCAAAAACAGTCATTTGTTCACGGACGGTATATTTGTGCAACAGTGCTGATACGTGTGTGGGTGGGTTGTCGAGTGTGGAAAACCCTCTGAGTGTATTTATAGCAGGCTATTGTTGAGCCCATAGAAACCTCTGTAATTGGATCTGGTCTTGCTCACTAAGAGGGAGTCTGGTGATAAATGAGTTGGCAGACGTCATTGCTCAAGCCATCTCTGTGATAGCTGTGCGGCCCACATCACCGTCTTGAGCTCTTAGTCCCCACAGGATTAAATTCATAAGTGAATGGTGAGCCCGCTGACTTATAATTCTGAAGAGTGCGAGAGGAAGGGATGGTGGGAAGCAATTTGCTCTGGGACATTTAATGTCCATCACTGTTGTCTCCCTTGGTATTAACTTGAATTCAGCCCTTCTACGACTAATATCATATTTCAAATCTTAAAATGACAATTtgctcttattttattttaacggAGAGGTTAAAAGAAAGACCTGAGATTACACAAAGAAAGAATTCATGTTACACCTGTTTATAGCAAAGCTGAACTTTACCTTTGCAAATCTAGGATGAAATATAGAgcgaaaaaaacacaacacaggtcgacaaagagaaaaacacaaagagattaCTCACTGCTTTATATTACAAACCATAAACTTGTCACATTGCTGCTTCAGAAATTGATTACTGTAATAAGATGTGAAGACACTGCCTGAAATGTATAGTTAGCAATAAAAAACTATATcctgagtgtgcatgtgtgtgtgtgtgagcatgtgtatctcactgtgttggaaactTCTCTCTGCTCAGCCAGAGAATATGAGAATGTTACAATTATAAAACAAGATTGACAGGATGGATAGTGTTGCACCAGCAGATGACAGTTCCTGGCGGCATGCCTGGAAGTTATTCACAGCGAAgtgcacacacatagacacacaggaGTTCAGAGAGCCCCAACTGGGTGATCAAGTGCAAAGAGACCGCGATATGGGGGCTAGTGGACAGGGTGTggcgtgtgtgtgcctgtgtgtatgtgtgtctgtgtgtatgtgtgtgtgtgtgtgtgtgtgtatgtgtgtgtgtgtgtgtctcagggtggagggaggggttcAAGGTCAGAGCAAGCACATAGTGCAAACCAGCAAACCCACTGACACAGAATGGTGGTATAAGATacaacacacatataaataacagaaacaatGTACACAAAGACTCTTCAACCAAAAGTTGTGTTTAATTTTTACACCCGAAATTACAACCATTGTGACGAGTAGCCCTTTGTGAGCAGTTTTCAACACTTCGCATTAAGAGCTTGGGACGTGATAAAGCATCACACATGTCCTTGGATACATGAGGAGCTGTTATAAATAGAGACTAACATACAGACTTTCACACAGTGTAAGGACAGAGCCTGCAGCTCCTTTACTTTTGTTCAGTGATTTGTACAGTCTCTTCTCCATGCCAAGTATCATGTGCCAGATAACAGCTGTTGATACATTTTCTTTGCCACAGTCTTGACATATTTTTTAaccattcttttttatttttttcttgccATGAATGGAGCTTTATAAAGCTTTCCAGACAAAACATAATGATATTTTTGCCAAGAGATATATGAAGATATATCAATCAATACACTTAACATGAAGATagaatataatatgatatactGTATTTGAGTATTTAacataatactttttttttttggaatctGTGCACAATAGTAATGTAAAAGGACACGTTGTGATTGTATAGGTGACTTTCAGCAGTCTTCTTGTGCTGATTTCTCAAAATGGTGAGCTATTAATTAATCTGCCGAACTAGAATGGTACTCATTGGAGCGTATAACACTGCCAAGGCCAACCAGTCCCCTTCAACCTAAACAAGCTACAACAATTCTCCCATACTCACAAATAGCAGTTCCCAATTGTGTCTgatattttaaatcaagatccacaaattattcctggggaaaatgttgaaatataagGTTCACGGTGCTAATATGTTTGAGGATTACTTTTGTTTTCCCGTGAAAGGGTTTAATGTTACCTCCTAGTTCCCTCTGAACCATAAGTAGAGGGTGGCCTGGGCCCCAGGCATTGTGGTCACTTAGTACTGCCACGGCTAGTCTGAGTTTTATATGaccaaaacatttagtttttttatcgAAGCCTTTGGGACTTGGGATGATTTGTCAATATTGAAGCCAAtggaaaaaaatcctggatctggcCCTTGATCCACACCCAATGGATTTTTCCCTGACAcatatccttccaccaagtttcttacagaagtttttgtgtaattttgtttACAAAGAAacttacaataaaaaaataaacagaaagggGTAAAAACATAACCACAGTAAAATCAGTTTAGTTCCGACTTCCAAGGTCAGCAAGCAAATAACGTGTTTAACAACACAACTAAATCATTTCAATAAAGTATTGAGTCGTACATAGTAACAACTGACAACAGAGAGGACAACAATTTAACTGTATCCTCTAGGATAAGAGTCACCTGACAAAGTGACTCCCAGTACGAGAGAGATGCCAACTTCCATACTCAGAGTTACATAAGCAGGCTGGAGCAGAAGGAGCTGGTCCCCCTCTGCGATCACGAGGTGCTGGCTGGGAAGTCAGCTGTCAGGGGTTGACCCTGAGGGCAAAAACTGCTGTTCCTCCTAAGTGGATGGATGGCATGGAAGATACACTGCCACCCACAGGACTCCGCTGCCTTGATCTTAGTCTATTTTTTCCATGCAGAATGCCAACCCCGAAGGCCCAGtaggacatacacacacacacacacaaacacaaacacacacgcacacacacacacacgcaaaggtTTGCACAGCTACCCTTGAAAATACGAAATTCATGGATCTCAGATTACGAAAAAACCCAGACTTGATGAACAACAGAGATTTCTTCTAGCGCTGCCATGTGGTGCATATCTGTGATTGAATTATTTCTTCTTAAGGAAGAGGCGGATTATCACAGGGCaaaaatacagagacaaacaaccattacCGCTCGCTTTCACAACTACAGTCAATTTGTTGTCTTTGGATATCCCAACCCCAGTCTGCATGACTTTGggtggaggaagctggagcacCTGAGGTAAACCTGAACACAGGGAGATCattcaaactccacacagaaagaccccatCCATCACAAAGTAACGGCAATGTGATCGATGGGGTCTTTGCTTCAGGTTTATTTCACACTCAGCACTGATATGTAAATAGCATGCTAACATATTCAATGAACTATTACACTATTTAAACCTTCATCATTATGCTAGATCTCAAACTGCCAGCATTCAGCCCACTGCTGTGTACAGCCTTACTGAGCGGGACAATCGGTCAAAAGACTGTTAACCAACAGTTAGATCAGTTTTTCTCTACAGAGCATTTAGGTGTctctcagctcattgttttggattACTCTATTTGCTCTTGGCAACCTTGTTTTTGATTGAAAAAGGCAATGGCTTTCAACACAGAGCATTTCGCAGCTAAAGAGACAGCTCCCCCAGTGAGCTGGTGTACTAGTATGTATTTTTAAGAAAACTGGTTCAGGCTGCACCACCTGTCACAAAACATTGGTATGAACACCGACTGCCACGGATTGTTAGGACAAACGATCAGTCATTGGTTTTGGGAACCTGTGGgaaagtttactttgtgtttttattctactGAAACTTGCAGGCTGGTTGTAGTATTTATGACTTTTAGATTGCAAACGtatgagacaaaaataaataaatactactcaaaataataataataagaagaagaagaagaagaagaagaagaagaagaagaagaagaagaagaagaagaagaagaagaagaagaagagagagcatTTAGACATTTTGGGGGTAATAAAATGAACTGAAAATGTAACTTCccaattaatttaaaatgtactcaATCTGTTATCAAGCTGACTTTCTTTTTAGTGTCTGGTCAAACTTATCTGGAGGGTGTAAGGTTGTTTTGATCTAATCTCACAATACTGgcctttaaaacaaaaagctgaaGTGATACTATATTCATATGGTTCCTTTTGGTGATTCATCCAGCTGTTCCTTGGTGCTTTCCCATATTTTCTCTTTCCCAGTTAAAGGTCTCCTGAACAACTGAAACCTCACCGAGAGgttgtgacttttattttgaaggttgtTAAACTGGAAGTGTTATTTTTGGCAGGGTTTACCTGGGCATGTTTGAAACAGGTTAACCCTGATGACATAATCAGAAAGAGATGAACCTCAGGTCCagtgaggaagagaaggaagaggaagaggaggggtcACATAATCACCACCTCtgttagtgtctgtgtgtcactcTCTGCTAGGAACCATCTTAACGTAAGTAAACTTTATCTTTATGTATGATTCATACAAAACCCGTCTCATCATATGATCTATGTGTCACAGCTGTGAAGGAAGAAACAACAAAGAACTATTCTCACTTTACAATGAAATTGAAACTAAACAAAATGAAAGCAGTTGATGAAGGATAAAGCCGCTTGAGGGCGATTCACTGCTAATTGTCAGGATATAATAACAAGCAAACTAAAGGAAATTAAAGAGAATATAACATGGCATTCAATGTGGGGAAAGAGAAGgtaagaagaaaagaacagagccCATAAGGAGTTGTTTTCATACAGAGCACATCACAGGAGAGGaggctgttgttttgtttggatgggtagcacctttcaaaacacagtaacAATAGGAAACAATTGAAAGCAAGTTGAGTATCACACAGCGATAGAACACAGTCAaagacataaatacataaatgagtaaaaatattttttaaagaaattataaTAGACGATCAGAACTAGGAGAAAGAACAGATATCTAATGTAAAAGTAAAGTTGAGTAAAGTTTGCCAGAAAGATCTGGACGGAGACAACTCAGTTAACTTCATGTCTGCCTTGCATGCATCGTAGTATCCTTATGTCAGAGATGAGACATGAAGACATTTATCTTTGAGGGCTAATCAATCACTGGGACACATGTCATACTTATAGTAAGCACTGTTGTAGAGTAACTAACTAAATTCAAGTATTGAGCTCAATTACTAAAGTACTAAATACGGTTCAAAGGAGTCCTTGAAATCCTTCAATGTTTGAGGAAAGAAtttcgtttttttaaatcattttgaaattttaatttaataaaaaacatggtgtaGCTGTAAATAATAAGTAAACAACTGCACTTCTTTTGATCAGCTAATAAATTATGATCATTTTTTCCAACAGTTACCATTAAACCCTTTATTGAAAAAGAGTGCACCTTGATGAATGTCAGCAGTGGTCatgataaaattattattattattataatatttcacTGGCCTCAGCTACATAATCCCTTCATGAAACCTTCATATTCCTAATTTCTCTCCAAGACAAAGATGTGTCTGAGTTAAAAATTGCGTCACATCCTTTGCAAGTTGCAGAGAAAGTAAAACAACTTGTTTAAACTGAGACAAACAATGTGCTCTTTTATATAAGAAAGGAAACCCGGCTCTATCTTATTTAGAATTGATGCTAGACAATACACAGCAGAGGTCACGTTAGATTCTAACTGAGAGTCTGTGACGTTCATTTATAACTAAGGGGGTTTCACTTCTTGTTTTTTCAAGGGCTACTTCCTCATGTTTAACAGTTCCCTGTCGCAATACATGTTACATTAGTAAAGCATAATTTCCATGAGCTCAACAGGAAAGAAGAAACTTAATCATTGGTGTGGTTGGTAAAGAGTGGATTTCACTGTCACACATTTGTCGTAGGCTGTGGAATAAAGTCTGGATTTAAATGCTGTCTGTCTGACAGCATTAAAATGTCTGATTAAATGTCTGATTCCTTGacaacaacaggaagcccgATGCAGGAGGATCGACAGACATCTTACATCTGTGAGGAATGTAAGGAGTCCTGAACTCCAGCAGCAGAGTGTGCAGACGAGGGTAAGTACATCTGTGCTGATGTTCAAAATCAACTGTTTGAATGAAATATATGTGAAATGTATGATTTCATTGCCTCTGTTTAATTTGTTTAGGTTACATCTGTTATATTAACTTATTGTCAGAAAATGCAACCTAGTCTGCAAGTACtgtaaatggaaaaaataagACAGTCAACACAATTACATGATACACGGAACTAAAAAACAAAGGATCTATGGGAAAAAAAGCGGATTCCTGATTCATCTGATCGGCTAAAAATGTATGATGGTGATAGTGTTTGTGCAACTGGGTGGTAAATTACAGTTAAACATGAACAGAATAAACGAGTTCAGAATTATGAATGCAGGTCTTTCCATCGAGAGTGTGTGCTGGTCACTGAATATGAAAGATATACTGTGGCCTTTGAACGtgatatgtgaaaggcaaacccTGGAAAATTACTGGAACAAATTATTTCATGTTCATGTCTGAATACAGCTTGTGATCATAATTTAGCTACAATTAGAAGGTGCACCTTGCAGCCCAGTGTAATCTCCGTTCTCTGTGATCTGTTTATCTGCAGATTCCTGAGCTGGTGCCATGGAGGAAGCCTACAGTGAACTGTACCAGCAGTTCCTTCACCTGAGGTCGCTTTGTCTGAGACAAGCTGCTCTGTTGCATCAACTCACAACAGCCCTGCAGAAACAGCAAGGTCCATATAATACCTAAACCTGATGCTCACAAACATGTGTCTGTCATTATTCATCAAACTCATACACAACTGTCCTCCTGCAGGCGCCACTGTTTCTAATGGAGAGTTAAGCTACATGCTGTCTATCCCCTGCCAGTGCAGCCAAGCAATCCCTGTGCTCCTCCCTGAAAAGCCTCAACCAATGAAGGAAGCACCACAGTGTTGCGACCATCAGGTCTCCAGAAATGTGTACACTTTTTCGGATCTTCTCGGGGAAGATATGTCCAAGCTCTGCATGGATTTGCCTCTGCGGAGTGAGGAGGATGGAAAGTTGGAGCTGAAGGTCGCACCTCGGTCAACCCTAGACTCCCCCAGGTGGCACGGAGCCTTATCCGGTGAATCAAATAATCCAGGGCAGGCAGATCATGGTGGTAGAGACAGAACTGTGCACACATCAAGGGTAGGTGTCCTCAGCAGAACAACATGCCAAGCGTAGCCATTCTCCAGTTTGCCCTGACACTCTAACTCCTTGTTGTGTGCTCTGTGTTTGGATCAGATGCCTGCGTCAGACAGTCGGTCCCGTGTCATGGACTTCATGAGCCAGCCTGGTGGGTTACTGATGTCAGACGTGGCGCTGCAGTCACATGTCTGCGACTTCTGCCAGGCGGTGTTCCCCGGAGACACAAGCACCAAAGGAGAGTTCATACGACATCTTCACACCCACATCAACTAGACAGTGCGGACCATGCACCTGGTCTTGATAGATGAGTGATGAGTGTTTGCATGATGTGGTGGAGCAGGTAAATCTCAGTTAACCTGATCTCTGGAAACAAGTAGCAGTTTGCCTGCGGATGAACTGGGCAGATTGTTTTTTAGGGTTTAAAATGAAGGGTTGAAATAGATTCCCTGTGCTCACATGTATATGTTGGACATATTGCATTTTAAAAGACTTAGTAAACCTAAATTACACATTATATCTACCACTATATAGCCATGGTGTGATTAATCAATATTTTGAGATGTCCTTCACTTAGATTTATGCCTTCACGCCAATGCATAATAACAGAATTTAATTTGTTGTGCTCACAACATTGTAGTATTATATACAACTAAAATGTCTCTGAACACAGCACATAAGTCTGCTAATGCCGAAcatcattaaaattcactaaatcttgatttttatttggatctgcaccattttacacacacacccataaatatcataaatatcagtcacctTAACATGACTGATTTGTTTATTCtacatccatgaattattgtctaggaaatcaaggaaaatgttgcaaaatgtcctatctcgcaatgttaaagaaagtaaaaatccttcctcgatctgccccctgatcagGATCTAGGCCAACGATTTATGAGATCTTTCCtgacccatccctccatcaagtTTAATGGTAATCAGCCCCATAGTTCTTATGTCATCCTGCTAcaatacagacaaacaaacaaaacagatgtAGAGAACCACATCTCTTATTCAGTTATTCTGGACTCTCCACAGACATATCAGTATACAGTTCCTACAGAGACTTCCTTAAACATTAACCAGAGCCAGTTCACTGTTTAAACTGTGTAATGTAAGGTGCCTTTCAGAACAACAGCTTATTATAGCGTGTGTTCATGTCCATATAGTTCCTACTCTTATAATTTAGCTTTGTAACCACTCTTATATTTTATCTGTCATTTAAAATCTTCAATATTTCATCTAGACTGATTGTGATCACCTCAGGTAGAACTATGGTAACTGTGATTTTTGTACCTTGAGGTAACAAGAAATACCTTTAGTGCTATGGAGAATATAAATATCCAGACAACACAAGacatttgtttgatgaacacCCTGATCATgagcaaaaatataaaatacataaaagcaTCTTCAGGGgattaaagaataaacaaacaaataatctgTCATGTTTAGGTATTTCAATCTGAGATATTATTGTAGTTGTTTTGAATGGTTAATATGATGGAATAATTCAGTGATGTCAGTTATGGGGACTGGCATAAGTCTTGTTTATATTTAAGCAACTGCTTGAAggaatttttgttttgctctccTGTCTCACTCCGTTGTTGTTTGTTATGAATAATTTAAACGGGACAGTTGATTCTAACCAGTGATTATCGCATCTTTATTTAACTGCAACTTTGCTCGCCTGGTTTTTATTGCAGATTTTTGATCAATGTTTTTTATCCTTGAAGATTGTGTTGGACCTTTGTCTTTTCACTGTGAACATTCACTTCTTCTGCCCtgtctttgtttacagcaccTATTAAATGATCTAATTAATGAGAACCTCACATTTATCagctttttacacatttttgacTTTGCAGTCCGTAAACATTGCCCACACGCGTACACAGTGGACACAGCTCGTTGTGTTTAGGAGTATATTCTACAATCTATcaagatatttatattttctttgcCAGTgaagtgctttttaaatatttgctttGAACCAATCAGCTGTCTGCTGCTCAGCTCTGTGTTGCAGAGGAAAGAGCCTGAGCTGAGAATAGACTCAGACTTTTAACTCCCTAATTAATGGCGCTGACAGCTGATTGATGACAATGCCTCCTAATGTCTGCAGCCACAAGCTGCTCTCATCATCACAATAAAGAACCAATTCACATGTAATTGCTCATGTATAAAGCAGGTTGAATATTTATTCACAAATCAGCTCCTGGGGATCATGAATGTGTGTCATGAATTGGTGGCGTTCCAGTAAATAATTGTTCAGTAAAATTACAGTCTCGACCAAAGTTTATAACTTGAACCATGGCTCATTATatcaatattttattaaatatttaatataaataatctTTAATATGAAACCATGTCATAAACTAACCTTTATCATTCAACTTTACAGCTACAGTGCGATAAACTAAAGATCGATGTGGTTATAAAACTCTAAAGCTGATATTTTCAGGGTTATCGGACGTTTGGCTTGTGTGTCTTCAGGGCGATGATGTGTCcaaatcatgtgtgtgtctgtgtgcgcgtgtttgtgtgtgtgtgtgtgtgtgtgtgtgaatgagttgGTGACATCACTGGTACAGGTGAGTCATACCAGCATGGAGGCTCACTGCAGAGCCAACAAACAAGACGAGGTGTTGCTGGCTGTGTGACGCAGCCTCTCTGAACACCAGAGGAGAAAGAGTATAAAACCACCATTCATTGTTGAAAACAGAGCAAGACGCTTTAagcaataaaataacatttattgagatgtaacaaaataaattatctGTTTGCAACAAAATAAACTGAGGTCACTAATGCTCAGCAGACAGGCAGGTGAAACTGATTCACAGCAAGGTACTTCACTGACATATCTATGGTGGAGGGTACAAAATCCATTTTCATCAATTATCAATATTTGCCTTGTTTAAACCCATTTCAACTCTTCCTTATAAGAACCAGTCGTTTGAAATGAATTACAGGTGTTGCTGGATCAATAGTCAAGCACCATGAGATTTCTTTCTGTAAACCTCTGCATGTGATTTTCTATTTAAAGTGATTGTCTGTCAGTGATTGAGTCTCAGaggtgaaaagaggaaaaaagggaaactAACATAAAGTTGATCTTGTTAATATCTAAATCTGAAGCATTCATCCCAAAATACACACTGCTACAGCCCACAAGTGTCCGCTACACCTAAAAACATTGCATCCAAAATCTATACTTTTCCCCACTTCATTTTTAAATACTGTGCATTGTAAATACTGTGCATTTTATAAATCTCACAATGTAAGTTCACGGCTTGAATGTGAAATAACATCCTGCCTGGTGAAATGTTCTTGAGCAAGATGCTGAGCCCTGCTGCTCCTAGCATCAGAAACTTCACTCCAGTGTTTAAAGAGAAGAGTGAAAATCAATCACCtggaaatcaataaagtgtctATATTCTTTTCAAATGCCACTggtttagaaaatgttttctcagTAAATTTTtcatatcatttaaaataatgaaattcattCAAGTGTCAACAATTTTTGGCTGTCTGTGGAAAAATCCAGTAAAGAAGGATGTGAGGGAGAAAATGGAGGCTTGTGGCTtcatatatactgtgtgtgtatatatagatCTCAGGGTGCCTCTTCTGATCTGACAGGTGACTAGATGATgcagtaaaaaggaaaaaaggcatCTGAACCTAACAGCAGCGTTGAAAAATGTCGATCAATTTATGGCTCAACCGCCCACTGTTTCCCTACTTCATCTACA
This region includes:
- the zgc:113184 gene encoding uncharacterized protein zgc:113184: MEEAYSELYQQFLHLRSLCLRQAALLHQLTTALQKQQGATVSNGELSYMLSIPCQCSQAIPVLLPEKPQPMKEAPQCCDHQVSRNVYTFSDLLGEDMSKLCMDLPLRSEEDGKLELKVAPRSTLDSPRWHGALSGESNNPGQADHGGRDRTVHTSRMPASDSRSRVMDFMSQPGGLLMSDVALQSHVCDFCQAVFPGDTSTKGEFIRHLHTHIN